The genomic segment CATCAGTTGAGGGGTCGGAAAAGTATCCACCACAAAAACCGCTGCCGGATTGCCTTTGAAAAGTTGATTAGTAAAAGAATCGATTGTCCAAAATTTCACGTTCATCTCGCTTTCATCAAGCTGCAGTTGTCGAGAACCAAACAAGAAAGGCATCAAGACTGCGTTGTAAGCTTTTTAAAAAATTATAATCAGCAAAAAGCTTACCATAAACATCCATTGAAATAGAATCATTTAGTATAACTTTTAGAATTAAAGAGTTGGCCGCACGATCGCCCTGCATTCCCTCGATGACGCTGCTCAGCACATACCATTGTTTTTCAACCAACGGTTTTTCAAAAACATCAACGTTTGTGCCCGTCAACCCATCCCAACGTTTACTCGAACAGGACAGGCGATTCTTGATTCCTTGGCTTCTAAGGCACTGATGATAAAGTTTACGCACCCATAGGCCCGCGTCCAACTGTTGTTGATTGATGGCGCCTTTATAAAAAAGTTGATGTAGATAACATCCATCAAGGGCGGCACTATGCCCGTGGCTCAAGGGGACGGGGCCGTCCAACCCCAACGTGTTGATGACAATTTGCCGCCTGGCTTGCACTTCGGGGGTACCGGAATCAATGGCCACCCTTACCAGGCGAGGTCTCCCTTTTTGCCGATGGCTTCTTTTTACTGTCAGCATGTGACCTCTTTTACCAAAAAAATGGGCTTGTTCTCTTCGATGCGCAACCGATTGGCAAGCAATAATAAGGCCCCGGCTTTAGCCGCTTTATTGTCAATTTTATAGTCCCCTGAATCGGCATCCAGAATCTGAATTCGATGGCCTTGCCGTTCCAAATAGGTGATGACTTTTTTCAAAGAAACCCAATTGGGCTCGGTCGCCTTCAAGAAAAGACGATGAGACAAAAAACTGTCCTTCAATGAAGCTGGAAGCAAAATTGCTTCATCATCAAGTGAATTGGGTGACTGGCCTCCAGGAATTAAATAGCGCCGCCAATCCACACAGGGTTGGGCCGTTACTTTGGTCGGTTTTCGATCTCGACGAACACCAAAACGACTGAGGGCCTTGTTAAGGGCCGTTGGCGTGCGCCCCAGCTGTTTGGCCATGTCTTTAATGGTTTTGCCTTGCAAAAAGGCGGTTTTCATTTGTTCGATGTCTGAATCGGTCCATTCTGCAAAGCGGTCCATCCTTAAATTCCTTTCATTTGCATTTAATGCATGCCTGTATGTTGTTTTTTGCATGCCAATTTTTAAACACAAATTTATCCCGGGTCAAATTTTATTTTGTCCCATGCCCACCAAATGATATAAACGGTCACAAAGGATTCCTTTTCTATGTTACGCATCATTTCTGGTCACTGGCGTCACCATCGCCTGCACTTGCCGCCACCGTCTGTGACACGCCCAACAACCGACCGGGTGCGAGAGGCGCTTTTTAATATACTGGCGCATGGGTATGCCCTTGATTTTAAGGGATTAAAAGTTTTGGATGCGTTTGCAGGGTCAGGTGCTTTGGGGCTGGAGGCGCTGTCCCGTGGCGCCGAATCCGTTTATTTTATGGAAAATCACCCTCAAGTCTCAAAGGTTTTAAAGGCGAATATTGATGCGCTGAACGCCGCCGAAGGGTGCCGCATTCTAAAAGGCTCGCAAGTTCCCATAGCCCCTTGCGCGGTCGATTTGGTGTTTTTAGACCCGCCTTATCACCAACAGCTGGCCCTTCCCACCTGTGCGGCCCTGCAAAAAAATGGGTGGTTAAAGCCGGCGACGTTGATTTGCCTGGAAACGTCCCCCCACGATGTTCCAGCCGTTATAGCGGGCTTGGTATGTGATCAACAACGAAAGTATGGTCAGTCGGTTATAACTTTTTGGCGACATGAATTAACAAAATATTAAGTCCTTATTCCTTATAATTAACAAAATATTATAAGGTATTTGCGGGTTATGAGGTTTTTTTTATTAGGTATTTTATGTGTTTTGGTGAATGGGCCCGTCATAAGTTCTGATGGCTCTGCGTCGCAACAGTCTATCGATGTTAAATCCGCAAAAAGGCTTGAACCTATCAATAATGTGGGGAAAAATCCCAATTACCGAAGCTATTTTCCTCAGGCCCCTGTCGTGCATGCCTATGACCCTTCCCTCTTTGGTGCTGACCTGAAGGATTTTCCCGTTATCGTGAAATTCAAGGTTGATACCATGCGCCAATATTTACCTGATGAAATCGCAAAAGTTATCCACGATAAGAATGATGACAATATGGACCTTTACTGGGTGCCACAAATCAGAGACACGAATAATCCCAATTTAATGCGGTATCATTATTGGCTTTCGCCCAATGGGTCAACATGGCACCGAGGTGATGTATGGTCGCGGGTTTCAAAAACCCCTAGCGGTTTAACGCTGAAAGGCAACAGGGATTCTATTCAAGAGGTTAACGTGCATGACAACGTTTCGTCACCCGATAACTATTCCATTCAAGATTTGCTGCCCGATGAACCTCAAAGCTTGGCATTTTGGTCATTCGTTAAAAACTCCGCCACCAACAGGCACGCCGTAACCCTGCATTGGTTATTGACCTGGTCCGATAATGCGTGCTTGGCGAAAATAGCTGATAGTGCCAAAAATTTAGGCGACATTGGTGATTGGGTGTCGTTGCTGCCCACTTTAAGTAAGCTTTATCATTTTGCGTTTTAGGATCTCGCGTTGAAATTGATAACCGGACAATCAAAGGTTGAGTTGGCTCAGCAATTGGCAACAGGGCTGTCCATTCCGTTGACACACCTGGCGTTGAAACGGTGTGATAATGGCGAGTCGTTGGCCCGCGTTGACGAAAACCTTGTTTTCAAAGAACAGATTGTTATTGCCCATGTGCTGGAAAAGCCGGTTGATTCATCCTTGATGGATTTGTTGCTGATTATTGATGCGGTGAAATCGGCGCAACCTGAATCGCTGGCCCTTATTTTGCCCTGTTATCCTTACAGCCGACAAGATCACCCAACCCCTGACAGCACAGGATCTGCAGCAAAGCTTGTCATGCGTTTATTGGCGGCAGCTGGTATTGACAAACTGATAACGGTTGATATGCACCGCCCCGACACTTTAAAGAATGCGCCTTTCAAGGTATGTGAAGTCAGCCCGATTCCTTTATTTGCAAAAAAGGTTTTGGCAAAAATGTCTTCTGCCCTTATCGTCGCCCCGGACCAAGGGGCCATCCATCGCGCCAAAGCTTTAGCTGACTGCATAAAGACGGACTGGACTTTTTTAACGAAACAACGACTTGAAAATGGCGATATCGTGATGGGATCGCTGACTAGGGGGGTCGAAGGTCGTGATTGCATCCTTGTCGACGATATCATTGATTCCGGAAAAACACTGTTCCGGGCAACCGACTATTTATTGGCAAACGGCGCCCATCAAATTGATGCGTTTGTAACCCACGGAGTCTTTGGCCATGGCTGTTTAGATCGGCTGACCAAATCAACACTGAAAAGTTTAACAATCACCAATACACTGGACTTAGACCCAGGAATCTTGGAACACCCCAAAATCAGTTGCGTGGATATAGCATCCATTTTGGCCAAGAACAAAAAAAATTTGTTTTTCTTATGAAATGAGCTATATTGA from the Candidatus Finniella inopinata genome contains:
- the rsmD gene encoding 16S rRNA (guanine(966)-N(2))-methyltransferase RsmD; the protein is MLRIISGHWRHHRLHLPPPSVTRPTTDRVREALFNILAHGYALDFKGLKVLDAFAGSGALGLEALSRGAESVYFMENHPQVSKVLKANIDALNAAEGCRILKGSQVPIAPCAVDLVFLDPPYHQQLALPTCAALQKNGWLKPATLICLETSPHDVPAVIAGLVCDQQRKYGQSVITFWRHELTKY
- a CDS encoding ribose-phosphate diphosphokinase, with the protein product MKLITGQSKVELAQQLATGLSIPLTHLALKRCDNGESLARVDENLVFKEQIVIAHVLEKPVDSSLMDLLLIIDAVKSAQPESLALILPCYPYSRQDHPTPDSTGSAAKLVMRLLAAAGIDKLITVDMHRPDTLKNAPFKVCEVSPIPLFAKKVLAKMSSALIVAPDQGAIHRAKALADCIKTDWTFLTKQRLENGDIVMGSLTRGVEGRDCILVDDIIDSGKTLFRATDYLLANGAHQIDAFVTHGVFGHGCLDRLTKSTLKSLTITNTLDLDPGILEHPKISCVDIASILAKNKKNLFFL